The genomic DNA TGGGTATCACTGGAGTCCAGATAACCGGTAGATGCATCCATTGCTCCGCCCAATACCAAATCGTGAACACCAAACTTCTGACGATAAGCAAAGTTTACCCCCCCCATCATCGGATTGTTGTTGCCCCACCATTTCATGCTAGGAGTTTTGACCGGACCTTCATAGAGGCCGCTGTAAACCGATACCCGTGCGTAGGGTTCATCCGTAGGATAGGCTGTACGTATATTGACAATGCCATTCAGCGCGCCGGAACCATAGAGCGCAGAAGCCGCTCCTTTAATCACTTCTATCTGCTCTACATTCTCCATCGGAACGATTGCCCACTTGGCATCTCCGGCATCGGCGCTTAGAAGGGGAAGATTATCCATCATTACCTGAACGCGCGAACCAGCTCCATAACTCCAGCCAGAGCCACCGCGGATATTCACTTGCCCATCGGCTATGGTAACTCCCGGTATGCGGGTCATTCCTTGATCTAGCGACGTGATGTTTTGCTCGGTCAGGTGATTACCCTTCATCACCTCCAAAGAAACTGTTTCTTCACCTAACCTCTTTTCGTATTTGCTGCCGGTCACTACCACCGCATCCATCATTTGCTGCTTTTTAGTCAGTACGACATTGAACTCCTTGTCTTCTCCGGCAACCAGCGTAATAGTCATTCTTTGTTCCACACGTCCTAAATAAGCATAGAGAACTTGGTAAGTGCCCGCTGGAAGACCCACTTCATATTTCCCGTCAAAATCAGTTACCGTGGCAATACCCTTAGATACATCCACTACTATATTGGCACTGACTAATGGTACTTGTAGTTCATCCGTAACCTTTCCGAATAGACGGGCGGTCTGGCCTTGAATTTGAAAACTGAAAAATAGCAGGAAGGCAAGGGAGTAAAGCCTGAAAATCATGCACGCTTTTTTTGGTTCAGGCAAAACTAATTTTTTTCATTACTCGTCTCCAAACGAATTGTTGGAAAATGTAGATAAGGTTTTTGCCTTGTTTAATAGGCGGTGAGAAGAACAACATTACTTCTTCATCTGCACGAGAGCTTCTTCGACTGTTTTTACCGGTAGTTTGCACGTTTTGTTTCGACAAACATAAATGTAGGTGCCGTCGTTTTTCATTTTGTCTTTCAATAAGGGAAGGTTGCTTTGAGAGGTACTTCCCAGAAAAACAGCATGAGGCAAAAAATGTTGTTGCAAAGTTTGTTTCAATTCCTTTGCATCCTTTCCTACAATAGCAACTTCAAAAGGTTCCTCCATCAAATAATCCATCAGTATAGCCCAGTTGGCATAATAAGCAGGATGCGTGAGCATATTATCCTTTACTTTAGATATGGCCTTTTCAGCTTTTTGGATATAATCCTCTCGGTCATCAATCAGGCCGAGGCGATAGAGCGCATTTGCCATAGAAGAATTAGAAGCCGGAATCACGTTGTCGGAAGTCTCTGTTTTTCGGGCAATAAGTGGCGCATCGCTGATGGAAGTATAAAAGAACAATCCGGTTTGAATATTATAGAAATGCTGAATCACATATTCGCTCATTTCATTTGCCAGCAACAGCCATTGCTCGTCAAAGGTAACTTCATACAAAGCAATAAATGCCTGAATTGTGAAACTATAATCATCCAGAAATCCATTGATACTCGTTTTGCCGTTCTTGTAATTTCTACGGATACTGCCATCCGGCTGTAGCATCTTATCGCGAAGAAATGAGGCCAGAACCAAAGCGCGGTCAAGAAACTTTTGGTCACTAAAAGATTCGTAGGCATTCGTATAACCCATCAGCATCAGGGCGTTCCATGAAGTCAATATTTTATCATCCAATGCCGGACGGATTCGTTTTCCTCTTTCCTTCAAAAGCTTTTCCTTCCATTTCTTTAGGTTCTGAGCTACGATCTCCGGTTTCAGTTCACTGTTTTCTATCCTCACCAAGTTATTCTTCCTGCCTTCAAAATTTCCTCCCGGCGAAATCCTAAACACCTTCTTGAAATCCTCAAAATCAATGCCCAGTATTTGTTTTAACTCCTCATAGCTCCAAACATAGAACTTGCCTTCTTCTCCTTCGCTGTCGGCATCGAGGGCAGAATAAAAGCCGCCGGAGCTATCGCTTAATTCACGCTCAACAAAATCCAACGTTTCATAAACTACTTCTTTATAGCGCTCATTTTTAGTTAGCCGATAAGCTTCGGCATAAAGAGAAACGAGTTGTGCGTTGTCGTACAACATCTTCTCAAAATGTGGAATCTCCCACCGTTCATCAACCGAATAGCGGGCGAAGCCACCCCCCAACTGGTCATAAATTCCACCATTCATCATGCCGTCCAGCGTGGCAGTGACTGCTTTCAACGCTTTGGGATTACCAGTGTAGTAATAATTCTGCAGTAGATATTGATAGGTAATTGGCATGGGAAACTTGGGCGCCCCTTTCCTTCCACCCAAATCATAATCCATTCCTGCATCGAGGCGATCAAAAATCATAGACCGATCGTTGGGTGAAAAAATAGCCGGTGTGTTTGAATCTAATGCAAAGCCATCCATCCCTTTAATGCCTTGTGTAATTTGTTCAGCGCGTTGCAGGGCTTCTCCTCTTTTATTCTGCCAATAATCGGCGAAGTAATGCAATACTTGTTTCCATTTTTCATTGGGGAAATAAGTGCCGGCATAAATCGGTCGCCCGTCTGGCAATGCAATGGCGTTAAGCGGCCATCCGCCGCCGCCGGTCAGCAGTTGAGCGGCATCCATATAAATTTGATCTACATCCGGCCTTTCTTCGCGATCTACTTTGATCGAAACAAAATGCTCATTCATCAATTTGGCCACCGTCGTGTCTTCAAAACTTTCATGTTCCATTACATGGCACCAATGGCACGCCGAATAACCAATCGAAATAATCAGGAGCTTGTTTTCGTTCTTTGCCTTTTGAAGCGTTTGTTCATTCCAAGGCATCCAATCCACCGGATTATGGGCATGTTGCAACAGGTAGGGACTGGTTTCATGAATCAGTTCGTTAGTAAAAGGATGTTTTGTCATGGATTGCGAATTACAGGAATAAAGATGAGCCAGCAGTAAGACCGCTGCGCTTGCTTTTAGGAAGATATTCATTGCCGCGGCAAGTTACAAAACTCTTAGGCAGTGGTTTGTCGTGAAAATGATTTTGCAAATTATCTTTTCGCAATGCGCTTGGCGAACGCCAAGTGATGCTACCCTTTTCAAAATAATTTACTTTCGGCAGGATTTTAGAAAAAGATGGAACCTGCCAAACGCATCCTCTTAACGGTTACCAATGACCTGACCTACGACCAGCGCATGCAGAAGGTTTGCCGCAGTTTGGCTCAAGCGGGATATGATGTCGAACTTATTGGAAGGAAAAGAGACATCTCCATGCCCATCTCAATCGAGCCTTATCGCCAAACGCGGCTTAAATGTTTTTTCAACAAGGGCAAATTTTTTTATTTGGAGTATAACCTTCGCTTGCTTTTTCATCTTGCCTCCATGAATTTTGATGCCATTTGTGCGGTGGACCTCGATACCGTCATGCCGGTGTCCATCATCGGCAGGCTGAAAGGAGCCAAGCTAATATTTGATGCGCACGAATATTTTAGCGAAACCCCCGAAGTAGTTCGGCGACCTTTAATAAAGAAAATATGGGAGTGGATTGACCGGACCTTTGTTCCCGGTTTTGATCTGATTTACACCGTTTCGCCCGGGTTGGCAAACATCTTTTCGACCCGGTATGGACAGCCCGTTCATGTCATACTCAATGTTCCGTTGCTGGAAGAAAAAGAAAAGAAAGAGTCTGCCCACCGTCCTGCCACGCTCATCTATCAAGGTACCTTGAACGAAGGCAGAGGTTTGGAACAGATGATTGAAGCCATGAAATCAATAGATGCCAAACTGTTGTTGGCCGGCGAAGGAGATTTGTCGGAAGAACTGAGGCAACTGGTTCGAGAACAAAACCTGGAACAGAAAGTAGAGTTTACGGGCTGGCTTTTGCCCGATCATTTGGCAAAGGTGACCGAAACGGCCGATATCGGCATCCATGTTTCGCTCAACAAAGGATTGAGCTACTATCATTCGCTCGGCAACAAGTTCTTTAACTACATCCACGCGGGCCTTCCACAGGTTTGCACCACTTATCCCGAATACCAGAAGATAAATGAACAATATAACGTCGCCCTTTTGATTCAAGATGATTCGCCCGATGAAATAGTTAAAGCAGTACAACGTTTGCAAGATAACCCTGACTTATTCGTTCGCTTAAAAAGAAATTGTGAAACTTGCAGCCGAGTTTATAATTGGCAGGAAGAATCCACCAAACTGTTGAACCACTATGCAGCCCTATTCCGGTAAACACCTCCACATCATCTCCTTCAATGTGCCCTACCCGCCCGATTATGGCGGTGTGATAGACGTGTTCTACAAAATCAAGGCGCTCCACGATTTAGGCATCAAGATTCACCTCCACTGCTTCGCCTATGGAAGAGAAGAAAGCAAGGAACTGAACGACCTCTGCCAATCCGTACATTATTATCCCAGTAAAAAGTTTTATCAGGCAATTTACAGCAGCGTGCCTTACATTGTAGGTTCGCGGAAGAGCGACGATTTGCTCACCAACCTCACCGCCGACGAATACCCCATCTTGTTTGAAGGCATGCACACCTGCCTGTATCTCAATCATCCCGGGTTGAAAGGAAAAATGAAGGGAGTAC from Bacteroidota bacterium includes the following:
- a CDS encoding thioredoxin domain-containing protein gives rise to the protein MTKHPFTNELIHETSPYLLQHAHNPVDWMPWNEQTLQKAKNENKLLIISIGYSACHWCHVMEHESFEDTTVAKLMNEHFVSIKVDREERPDVDQIYMDAAQLLTGGGGWPLNAIALPDGRPIYAGTYFPNEKWKQVLHYFADYWQNKRGEALQRAEQITQGIKGMDGFALDSNTPAIFSPNDRSMIFDRLDAGMDYDLGGRKGAPKFPMPITYQYLLQNYYYTGNPKALKAVTATLDGMMNGGIYDQLGGGFARYSVDERWEIPHFEKMLYDNAQLVSLYAEAYRLTKNERYKEVVYETLDFVERELSDSSGGFYSALDADSEGEEGKFYVWSYEELKQILGIDFEDFKKVFRISPGGNFEGRKNNLVRIENSELKPEIVAQNLKKWKEKLLKERGKRIRPALDDKILTSWNALMLMGYTNAYESFSDQKFLDRALVLASFLRDKMLQPDGSIRRNYKNGKTSINGFLDDYSFTIQAFIALYEVTFDEQWLLLANEMSEYVIQHFYNIQTGLFFYTSISDAPLIARKTETSDNVIPASNSSMANALYRLGLIDDREDYIQKAEKAISKVKDNMLTHPAYYANWAILMDYLMEEPFEVAIVGKDAKELKQTLQQHFLPHAVFLGSTSQSNLPLLKDKMKNDGTYIYVCRNKTCKLPVKTVEEALVQMKK
- a CDS encoding glycosyltransferase family 4 protein, coding for MEPAKRILLTVTNDLTYDQRMQKVCRSLAQAGYDVELIGRKRDISMPISIEPYRQTRLKCFFNKGKFFYLEYNLRLLFHLASMNFDAICAVDLDTVMPVSIIGRLKGAKLIFDAHEYFSETPEVVRRPLIKKIWEWIDRTFVPGFDLIYTVSPGLANIFSTRYGQPVHVILNVPLLEEKEKKESAHRPATLIYQGTLNEGRGLEQMIEAMKSIDAKLLLAGEGDLSEELRQLVREQNLEQKVEFTGWLLPDHLAKVTETADIGIHVSLNKGLSYYHSLGNKFFNYIHAGLPQVCTTYPEYQKINEQYNVALLIQDDSPDEIVKAVQRLQDNPDLFVRLKRNCETCSRVYNWQEESTKLLNHYAALFR